In the Pseudolabrys taiwanensis genome, one interval contains:
- a CDS encoding superinfection immunity protein, translating into MTSDKVGLILFLIAVAVIYALPTIVAFRRGHPNRYVILVINLAFGGTIIGWGVALAWALHAVHRPEEAPSGGESGLNLFINDPKKVHLVEPPPLPSSMGQELERLHRLLAEGALTQAEFDGLKAKLIGG; encoded by the coding sequence ATGACTTCCGACAAAGTCGGCCTCATCCTCTTCCTCATCGCTGTCGCCGTGATCTACGCCTTACCCACAATCGTCGCGTTTCGACGCGGGCACCCGAACCGTTACGTCATCCTCGTCATCAATCTCGCCTTCGGCGGCACCATCATCGGCTGGGGTGTCGCCTTGGCCTGGGCGCTTCACGCCGTTCATCGGCCGGAAGAAGCGCCGAGCGGCGGTGAATCCGGGCTCAATCTCTTCATCAATGACCCCAAGAAGGTCCATCTTGTCGAACCGCCACCGCTGCCTTCGTCTATGGGCCAGGAGCTCGAACGCCTGCACCGTCTCCTTGCCGAAGGCGCGCTTACCCAGGCCGAATTCGACGGCCTCAAGGCCAAACTGATCGGCGGCTAA
- a CDS encoding DUF4339 domain-containing protein — protein sequence MTDIPTDTSWFYTQSGQRKGPVAAAEIHALLADKAIDADTPVWRKGLPDWLPLSKSELGGVLRDEPPPVAATHINNGFVWALAVAPLAYFLIEAMILGYQSKTPYEDHQLSSALLWIIPAAANAILCLLDQQQLKAAGYNSAWITFFAVLLAPVYLFVRAQRLRQTPTYGFVWVATFVVSIFLRAA from the coding sequence TTGACGGACATTCCGACCGACACTTCGTGGTTCTACACTCAGTCCGGCCAGCGAAAGGGGCCTGTCGCCGCGGCCGAGATACACGCTCTGCTCGCGGACAAGGCCATCGACGCCGACACCCCCGTCTGGCGCAAAGGGCTCCCGGATTGGCTACCGCTGTCCAAATCCGAACTTGGCGGGGTTCTCCGCGACGAACCGCCGCCGGTCGCCGCGACCCACATAAACAATGGCTTCGTTTGGGCGCTTGCCGTTGCGCCGCTCGCCTACTTCCTGATCGAGGCCATGATCCTCGGGTACCAGAGCAAGACGCCGTATGAAGACCACCAGCTCTCGTCGGCGCTGCTCTGGATCATTCCCGCCGCGGCGAACGCCATCCTCTGCCTGCTGGACCAGCAGCAGCTCAAGGCGGCCGGATACAACTCAGCCTGGATCACGTTCTTCGCCGTACTCCTGGCGCCGGTCTACCTGTTCGTGCGCGCCCAGCGGCTCCGCCAGACGCCAACGTACGGTTTCGTTTGGGTGGCGACGTTCGTCGTATCGATCTTCTTGCGCGCGGCCTAG